The genomic DNA GAAGCTCTTTGCTCACTGATGGGAAAAAGGGGGTTTGTCACTTTAACGTGGAACACATATTTTCTTCACATAATCATTTTGCTAgtggaaataaatggaaagttatCCAGCTGTACATGCTACTTACAAGAACATTACTGACTAACAAAagatttattcaaatatttaattggAAGGAACTACCTCTGGAATAAGTTTTATTGGAATTCatataaagagaaaagcaaatccaTTAGAAATTGATATAAACAGTTGATTTTATCTGGAACCAAGAATGTGAATTAATTGGAACCTAGCTGTCCTAACCTGTTTCTTTGCATAAAAGCCAATCAAATGTTTAGGTAGAGCTTTGTTTTCAGCgaatattttaaagacagattaCCCCCAAATTACCTGATTTGGTTCCCACTTCACTCCTCCTCAAAAACCAAACATAAAGCAggagggggctgggtgtggtgactcacgcctgtaattccagcactttgggaggccaacgtgggcggatcactaggtcaggagtttgagatcagcctgaccaacatggtgaaaccccatctctactagaaatacaaaaagtagccgggcatggtggcacatgcctgtaatcccagctacttaggaggctgaggcaggagaatcgcttgaacccaggtgatggaggctgcagtgagccgagatcgtgtcattgcactccagcctgggcaacagggcaagactctatctcagaaaaaaaaaacaaaaacaaaaacaaaaaaacgaaaaaggaaagcagaagggGGCATTTTCCTGTCTTCAAAATACAACCTCCTGCTAAGACCAGCAAGTCAGCAGAAACTCACTGCATTTGGGCTTCTGGTTACTAAATGAATGAAGAGACACTGAGTTCCATCCTTAGATGTCCACATAGATCCCATTGATCAAATAATCCAGTCTTGAGTAACGTTTCCTGCGGAGTGATTCCGAGAGGATTCTGCCCAGGAGGACGAGGCCTATCACCAGGAACAGGACACCAAAGAGCAGGGATCCGATAAGAAGCCACTTTTCAAATGGAAGGCCATACTGATTTTCTGGAACGTTGCCCTGGGAGGAACGACCTGGACTGGCCTCCCTACCTTCCCAGGAAGCAGTTTTATTCGTAGCGGAAGACTTCACATTTGACATAGAAAGTGCAGTAGGGTTATACACATTCCCTGTGTTCAAAGTGAGGTTGGAGATTTCTGTAAACGGTATCGTTTCTAGGCTGCCTTTCAAGTCCGTAGGTGCCTGAAAGGTGGTAGTCAGAACGGCTGTTGTAGCCATTGCCTGGAGTGTAGCCACAGCCCGTGTAAAACCTGTAGAAATGAGGGtcgtgggaggctgagaagtgacAGTGGTTCCAGGTGGAGATGTGGTGGCCAGCTgtggctgggaagtcccagaAGGTGTCAGTGAAGCATTGGTGGGTAGACGGATGGCGGGCTTTGGAGTAGCCGAGGTGGTATGTGGAGAGGCAACTGCCACTGTAGCTGGGAACACACTCACATTTTCAGGCAGCAGATGAGCTATTTCTTGATCAGAGGAGATCTGTGAACTCTGAGAAtggcctttttctttataaacaagGAGCTGGGCACTTGCTTTGTCCATATTAAATAGTTTCTCCAAGTGATCTGAGGATCCAAACTTCTGAGAAAGTGTCTCTCTCCATGAGATATCGGTGGGCTTTGAATAAACTATGTGATGACGGGCTAGAGGAGTGACTGCTTGTGAAAACTGGCCAGGTAAGAGAGAGTCTTCCTGGGGTAACTCTTGGCTTGGCAAATTTCTGGTCAAAGatggaaaatctgaaaatatgtggaaaataaaaGGAGGGCTTATATAACTCCATGCTAaggtaagttaaaaaatataaacatatcagCTTGTTCAAAAGATCCCCAAAccggttgggcatggtggctcacacctataatcccagcactttgggaggctaagggaggaggatggatcgaggccaggagttcaagaccagcctggacaacacagggagatcctatCTCTTAAACAAATCTCCAAACTGTTGATACTTGACATTTCATCGAAATGTGtgcaaaatggaaaaacacaaaTTGCTAAATGAGAATCTGATAACGCCGCCTCTCCACCAGATGCTATGGTTTATTTCTAGCATGAAAGGACAGAAGATAAGAGAAATGTGTGGAGGAGGACCAGGCAAATTAAGGAAAAGGTGGGAGTTGCACAGCGGAGAGGCCGGAGGGGCTCAGCAGGGAAGCAAGAGGCTTAGGAAGATGGAGAGGGTTCTCCATCTTCCTAAGGGGTCAAGGCCAGGGAAAAAAGTGGGCTGGAGGGTGACCTGAGCAGGAAAGGCTGGCAGGGAGAATGTGGGGGAAGGTGTGGGTTTCTGCAGGACATACCAACTAAGACTGAGATGACAATTGGGAAGCAAGTAATCATCAGGGGAGATTTCAGTGGGGGCATGGGGCAGGCAAGAAAGGTAAGTGGAAGCCGTGGGAAACGAGGCGAtagagcaggagagagggagcagAATCCCTGTTATGTGTCTCTGatagggaggaagaggaggggccaggcagggTCTGGTCTCCCCTCTGAGCACCGAGgccacagcagcagcagaacaatgacaacaaaaaccaGAGACGTATGGTTCCAGCACTGTGCTCCGAGGACCGAGGCTATCTGGGAGATTTCACTTGGACTCTCAAAGATTCGAATTTTGGAGCCAATGTCGTAGGTCATGAGGACGATGGGACCAATATTTGAAATCATGATGACCACACTACAGACACAGAGAGCAGAAATCCATATAGTTCCAATGCCTGCTGAGGAGAAACCAGCCCCAGATCCTGCTCCTGCTCCAGGAAGCTCAGAATTGTGCCCCTGATCACACACCCCACTGATCACAGCTCAAAGTGGAAAGGGCTGTTCAAGCAATCAAGGGCAGGCAATGACCAGGTGAACTGCCATGTATCACTGCTGCTAGGCTAACCATCTCACGTGGACTAGAACTGCAGAAAACACAAGGAAAGAAGCAGGGGAATGTCCTGGCATCTCTCAGTCCACTCACTCCTGCTCTCTTGTCCTTTTCCTTCCTCAACTCACCTCCATGCCAGTTTCCAAACTGGTCCTCAGTCTCCTCTTTCCTACAAATGGATCCAGAGGCAGCTTCGGATTCATGCCATCTCGTGACTACTCTCTAAGCCTTACCCCTCTGAGAGGTTCTTTGCACTGTCACTTATTCATCCATCTAGAACAGGGCTCAGCAAACTACGGCCTGATGGACAAATCTGGCCTGCCATCTGTCGTTGTATGACTtgcaagctaagaatggtttttacatttttaaaaaatttttatttgttttgagacagagtctcgctctgtcgtccaggctggagtgcagtggtacgatctcgactcactgcaacctctgcctcacagattcaagcggttctcctgcctcagcctcctgagtagctgggattacaggcgcccgccaccgcacctgggttgtattttcagtagcgatggggtttcaccatgttggccaggctggtctcgaactcctgacctcaggtgatccatccgcttcagtctcccaaagtgctgggattacaggggtgagccaccatgcctggccagtttatacatttcttttaatggctgaaAAGTAATCAAAAGAATATTGTGTGACACAGGAAAagtatacaaaatttaaatttctgtctttcaAAACCTAAAGTACTGGTGTGAAAAGTCTCAAATACTATTTGGTCCTTGGCAGAAAAAGTTGGTGGACATCTGCTCTAGGATATAGTATTCTACTGTAAAATAGAATTTGGGTCAAATGaagtatatttgaaaaaaaaaatatgtatatacatatatatatatatgagacggggtcttgctctgtcacccagactggagtacagtggcacaaacacagctcactgcagcctcaacctcctgggttcaagtgatcctcccacctcagcctcttgagcagctgggaccacagtgccatgccatcatgcccagctaattttttgtatttttttgtagagacagagttttgacacgttgcccaggctggtcttgaactcctagaatcaagcaatccacccacctcggcctcccaaagtcctggaattacaggtgtgagccatcatgcttggcctataattcattttaaagttaaaaaagaaaaagacggTTTAAGTAAACACTCTGTGATGTGTGTGAAATCAGAACTTAAATATGGCCATTGACAAGAATGGCCAAAACAGCTGTTTTCCTTCTCAAGCATGCAAGCTCATAAATAAAGCACAGCTAGGGCCAGTCCCACTTCTTGATAAGATTCCTCTGTTGGCAGAGGTCCTAGAACCACACAGGGATCCTCCACACCTGCTCCATTCGCCTCACCCACTCATGTTTGCCATTGGGGCATGGCGCTTCCTCTCAGTCACGCAGAGATGAGCCACAAAGGGAGCCGCACAGCAGCTCTGCACCCTTAACTTAACTCCTCTTTGGAGTTTTATTTTCAAACGACTTCACTGAGTTGAAAAATGAGAGACTGACTATTACTTGGACCCCAGCTGAGCAAACAGACTCCCAACTTATTCTATGTCTGAATTATCCTATTCTTCCAGTCCTTGGTAAAAATGACATGCCATGAAGctgccaacaacaacaataaaagattAAATACCAAACTGCAATGGCTTTAGAGAATGAACAGAATCCACTGTCATCTTTCAAACTCTTGGTCTGTAAATATTAGTCAATGGGATATAGGaaatagaggctgggcacggtggctcatgcctgtaatcccagcactttgagaggctgaggcgggatgattgcttgaggtcaggagtttgagaccagcctgggcaacatactgagacccctattgctacaaaaatttttaaaaaattagcctggcatggtggtgcattatctctagtcccaactacttgggaggctgaatggagaggactgcttgagctcaggaggtggaggctgcagtgagccatgatcacgccactgcactgcagcctgggcaacagagtgagacactgcctcaaaaaaaaaaaaaaaaaaaaaaagagaaaagaaaagaaaagaaaaagaaatagagttcTTCGGAAACAAACCACCAAACAGATAATCTGTATTTAATTTCACTCCAGGCAGGAGGcagataattcatttttaatgggGTAATATGAATTCATCAACATGGACAGATTCATAAACAGAATTACAAACACAACGTGCACACATCCTGTAGATATAAACAGTCCTTTGAATACTACGTCCGGGGTTGGTGCCACATTGCCCCTAGGTGTCCATCAACCTGCTCAGGGGCTGGCAACGCCCCCTGGTGGCTACCACAAGAACGTTTAATTCTAATTTCACTTCGTTACCTTCACACTCGCCCTAAGAAGATTTATGCACATGCCAAGTTCCCTTTTTCCCCATTTCCATTGGCAAGGATCTTCATCCCATACATGCTCTTTTATATGTGCATTACAAAAGCAACAACACTCCAGAAGTATTAGAAAACAAATTCAGTTGTAATTTCTATCATCATATCCTAACAACAATTTATTTACACAATAGTCTGCTTCGTGTTCCTGTTTGAGAGGATGTTTGACACATGAGGTTTCCCTGGCACATGAACAAAACTCAGACACAGCCTCAGCGAGGGGGCAAAGCAGCGTCAACACGCACGCACCCTGGGCAGTATCATTCCCCAAAGCACCTCATACTTAAGGCAGTCAAGAGAGAACCCTAGATTCCACTCCACCTAGATCCCATTCCACCACCCTAAAACCACTCAAGTTTCCCCCAATGCAGCAAATGGGGTCACCATTCATCTGGATGCTCAAGGCAAAAACTAGGACTTGGCCTTGACGGTTCTTTTGTTCTGGTCCCCCAGACCCACACCACCAGCAGGTCCTGTTAGCTCTACTTTGGAACAGCCCATATGtccatctctccatctctccatctcGCCTGCCACTCCCTGTTTCTTCACCCAGATCTCACCTGCGCCTCCTAACCAGTCTTTCCATTTCCACTTTGCTGCTGTGTCACTGTCCACTCCCAAGAGGGCATCTATGGTGAGCTTTGagaaatcaccttttttttttttttcttttttccccgagacggagtcttgctctgttgcccaggctggagtgcagtggtgcaatctcggcgcgctgcaacctctgccccctgggttcaagcaattctcctgcctcagcctcctgagtagctgggattataggcacatgccagcatacccggctaatttttgtatttttattagagacggagtctcaccgtgttggccaggctggtctcgaattcctgacctcgtgatctgcctgcctcagcctttcaaagtgctgggattacagatgtgagtcaggaggtcaggagtttgagaccagcctagccaacacagtgagaccatctctactaaaaatacaaaaaaaaagtcaggcgtggtgatgcttgcctgtaatcccagctacttgggaggctgaggcaggagaatcacttgaacctgggaggcagaggtggtattGAACCAAcattgtaccactgaactccggcctgggcgaaagagtgagactccatctcaaaaaaataaaaataaaactcccaACAGCTTCCCACCATACACCTAAAAACTCCCAGCCAGGCatagaggctcatgcctataatcccagcactttgagaggccgaggtggggggattacctgatgtcaggagtacaagaccagcctggccaatgtggtgataccctgtctctactaaatacaaaaattagccgggagtggtggcatacGTCCCTCctaaggtggaggttgcagtgagctgagatcgcaccactgctctccaccctgggcaacagagtgagactctgtcgcaaaaaccacaacaacaaacaaaaaaactccctcCTATGACTTACAAGATGTTATGTGATCTGCCCTCCCTGCCGTTTTGCATATCACTCTCTACATATTTCACAATGAGTCAACCAGCTGGGATTGGAGTGTTGGTTTTTCAAACACTCCAAACCATTCTGCCTGAGGACCTTAGACCTGGAAGGTCTTCCCCTGATCTCCTCACATCTGGCTCCTCGCTGTTCAGATCTCAGTTTAGGGGTTACATCTTTACTTACTGATTGACTATTCTACTGTCCTGTCTCAATTCTCTGCATAGCACTTGTGActatatttttcttgattatttatttatttattgttattattattattttgagacggagtctcgctctgtcgcccaggctggagtgcagtggcgccatctcagctcactgcaagctctgcctcccaggttcacgccattctcctgcctcagcctcccgagtagctgggactacaggcgcctgccaccaagccgggctattttttgaatttttagtagagacggggtttcaccgtgttagccaggatggtctcgatctcttgaccttgtgatctgcccgccttggcgtcccaaagtgctgggattacaggcgtgagccaccgcgcccagccgattaTTTATTATGGTTATTGTCTCTCTCCCCTAAAACATAAGTTCCAGAAGGGAGAAccttgttttcctatttttttttagagacagagtctcactctgtcacccaggctagactgtaGTGGCACGAacgcggctcactgcagctttgacctcctgggctcaaggaattctcctaccttggcctcctaagtagctgggactataagatcacaccaccatgcctggctaattttttaaagtttttgtggagatgaggtctcaccatgttgcccaggctggtctcaaactcctgggcttaagtgatcctcccgcttcccagagtgctggaattacaggcatgagctaccacactcgGCCAGAACCTTGTTTTTCATGTTAAGTGTTGTTTCCTTAGGGCATAgaaagtacttggcacatagaagatgctaaataatatttgttatttgttgaataaatgaacaagtaGAATGTTAAAAATCAAGAGTATGATGATAACTttctaaaacttaaataaaagaaaaattgaggtcaggtgcagtggctcatgcctttaatcccaccactttgggaggcccaggagggtggatcacctgaggtcaggagttgagaccagcctggccaacatggtgaaaccccgtctccactaaaaatacaaaaaaaaaaaaaaaatagctgggcatggtagtgggtgtctgtaactccagctacttgggaggctgaggcatgagaattgcttgaacatgggaggaggtggttgcagtgagctgagatcgcgccactgcactccagcgtgggcgacagagtgagactgtgtctcaaaaaacaacactaacgctcacgcttgtaatcccagcactctgagaggccgaggcgggtggatcacaagatcaggaaatcaagaccatcctg from Papio anubis isolate 15944 chromosome 9, Panubis1.0, whole genome shotgun sequence includes the following:
- the MANSC1 gene encoding MANSC domain-containing protein 1, with the translated sequence MFFGGKGNLTYTLVIICFLTLRLAASQNCLNKSLEDVVIDIQSSLSKGIRGNEPIYTSTQEDCINSCCSTKIISGDKACNLMIFDTRKIARRPNCYLFFCPNEEACPLKPAKGLRSYRIIRDFPSLTRNLPSQELPQEDSLLPGQFSQAVTPLARHHIVYSKPTDISWRETLSQKFGSSDHLEKLFNMDKASAQLLVYKEKGHSQSSQISSDQEIAHLLPENVSVFPATVAVASPHTTSATPKPAIRLPTNASLTPSGTSQPQLATTSPPGTTVTSQPPTTLISTGFTRAVATLQAMATTAVLTTTFQAPTDLKGSLETIPFTEISNLTLNTGNVYNPTALSMSNVKSSATNKTASWEGREASPGRSSQGNVPENQYGLPFEKWLLIGSLLFGVLFLVIGLVLLGRILSESLRRKRYSRLDYLINGIYVDI